The Anopheles moucheti chromosome 3, idAnoMoucSN_F20_07, whole genome shotgun sequence genome contains the following window.
CCTTCATGGATAGATGCGCGTCTGGATTACACTCATCCACGATACGGTCCGACATGCCCTGCTTATTAATTTGCCTATCGTAAATCTTCTTCTCAAGACAGTTATCCATTACCAGCCGATATACGAAGCATGGCTTTTTCTGGCCGTAGCGATATACACGGCATACGGCCTGTGTGTCGTGACAGGGATTCCAGCTGGCATCAAACACTACCACTCGATTGGCACCGACCAGATTTATACCCAGCGAACCAGCGCGAGTTGACACAAGGAATAAGTGAACATTTGGGTTGGAGTTGAACTCATTGATCAACTTCTCTCGTTCTTGAGCCACAGTCGAACCATCAAGTCctgaaaaatttcataaaattgCATGATTTTTTTAACCAATGCTGAAAACCAAAAAGATAATTGCTTATACTTACGAAAGTAACTACTATTTTTCGACCAGTAGCTTTCAGTACAAGGAATCTTATTACGTTGAAGAAAACGCTCGATCAAGTTTAACGTTAGTAAACTTTGACTAAACACAAGTAGACGATCGCCCAACCGAATGCTTTCCTCTaatatgcaaaagaaaatttccatttttggaGAATTTTCTAGCAAATCTGGTATGTATCCTTTCATTAGCTCGAAAGCCCATTCGTACGGTATTTCGTCCTTTGCGTCTTTTCCTTTACCTTCCCTGGTGCCGCCAGCAATATTTGCCGTAGAAGGGTTCACTATCGTTGTAGTAATAGCGGATGATGTAGTTGACATGTCTTTTCCTCCTGATTCATTTTTCTCCTCCTTCATAGTAGTTTTAGTTTCTTCCGAGAATAATGAATCTTCTTTCGAAGTTTCTTTAATGTTGGCCGTTTTCTCAACTACCGTCAAATTTTCttctattgcctttttttcttcctctgtAGTTTTCAATTGTGTTTTATCGTCTTCGTTCATTTCTGGCCCAGTTTCGATTGGGTTTTTGGTGATCTCCACCTCAATCATTTTTCCGTCCAATAGGTTAGTAGTACAATCGGAAaaagttttttctttctcttttttaatttCGACACATATTGTCTCTTTCTCATTTTTGGTCAGCTTTACGTCGTCTGATAATATGagagatgttttttgtttcaaatcatcatcatttagCATTCCACACGCATCACCACTTGGTACAGTTTCActattttcttctattttgaTCTCGCTTTTTATAGTCACTccactttctttttcttgttttatttggttATCTTGGTTGACATCACTTTCTGTATCAGTTTCTTCTTTGATCTCCTGCTTAATGTCATGCACCACTCTTATCTTTCCTATCTCTTTCATTTCCGAATTAACTGTTTCTGATGGTTTTTCTTCGGATGGATCAGGTTCGACAGGGTCTTTGAGATCTTCTAGTGATGGCTGATTCGCGTACTGAGCATTAGCTTGTTCTTGCGTTACAGTAGCGGCATCTGAATTACACTTCCCACTATCCAGCGTAGACTCTGCAGCAGTCATCGCTGTATCTGCAGAGGATGCAGTGTGAGGAATAATTTCTGGATTATTAGCTTTTGAATTTGTTATTTGACTTTGGGAAAGTTCAGTATTTGTTTCAACAGAAGTATCATTACCATTACTCGATTGTTCCCCATTCCATTTCGGTAATCCATTACCTGGTAATGTCCCGGAGGAACTGTAACCATCATACGATGTTGTTGGTTGGGATGGAACATTTACTGTTGATGATGTAGTTTGCTGTGTAGTACTTGGATAAGTGTACAAAATAGAACTATCGTTCTGATCTTCGGCTACTTGTGTTTGAGTACTATTAGATGTATCATACCCTGTACTATATCCTGCGTAGGACGATCCTGTTCCATTATTAGTATCGTTAGTAACGGatggctgttgttgttgctgatcgAAATAAGTGTTACTATTATTAGCATTACTACTATCACTCCAATAATTGTTTGGTTGAGAGTTTTGTGTTCCCGAAACACCATCACCATTGCTGGGATATCGCGACATTTTTACTCCTTCGACAGTATTTGCCCCGTAAGGATACTGATTCTGTTCACATCCTATAGTTCCGTTCATCCCTGTTTCGCCATTTCCATACACAGAAGATTGGTTGTATGAAGTGGAGTAGTCATTCCTATAGTAATTACTACCATAGCCATTGTTGTATGGGTCAACAGTTGCTGGTACAGGGGGATCGCCGCTATACTGTTCATTCGCACCAGTAACATCATACGTGTTGCCGTAGGTATTTGCTTGATCTGATCTTATCATATTGTTAATGTCTTGATTATAATCTCCATAAGCATGAGTAGGTTGTACAGGATCCGTCCCAGGATAAGCCTGATAAGCATAAACACCAATACCGGAAGTTGTCTGGTATTGTGAACCAATTGCTTGTTGTGCGTACATGTGTCCATCTGCTTCTTGCTTCACCAGCCTTTCATTGTTGGTGAAATCGGACACAACACCACCTTCTTCAATCTTTGAAAATGTTACAGAGTTTGCAGCGGCCGTGTCCATTAATATCGGATTTGGATCCTTATTTACATTGCTCGGACTGATAGTGGCTGCTGGTACGatttttccatcttttccCACAGCTTGTGATTTGTTATTCAACGCAGCCTTTTTAGAAGTGCGTGGTTTTCGTGGGGTACCATCTTTCTTCAATGCAAGCGGTTTAGCCGGCTTTGGTACAGCCGCGTTTTTACGCCCTGCCTTAGTAGCACATGTTGTTACGGTGGACAATGTCGGTGATACTTCCATCGTGTTCACTTTGATGTCACTAGTAACACTACTAGCAACTCCACCATTATCGATCTCCATTGGAGTGACAGTTCCTGATGTTGCAGGCGTAAGTCCTGTTAATGGAATTTCTCCCGGCTTGCCGACTCCCGGTATCGGTGGTGGTTCTGGTTCTTCCAGTTCTAGATCTAAATCTCGTTCGCTCTGCTTGAGGAAATTGTACAGCACATCCGGATGATTCCATATTTTACAACACACTGCAAAAGCCTTAAGTGGATTCGGAACTGCCTTTGTTCGTACTACCTCGTTCATAAATACGCTATAGAGTTTACGTTGAAACTCGGTCATACGTATCAACAGTACGTACTCTTCCTTCTGTGGTAACGAAGTTTGCAGCACTGAATGTGATCGCCGTTGAACAAAACCGAGCAATAAGGAGTGAAGTACGTGAGCACGGTATCGCATCAGTTTAATGTCTTGGGGAGTTGAGTCAATGCACTGCCCATTCTGAATTGGACGTTCAAACATGTTACTAAACTCCGTCTTCGTACCGAGATAGTTCGGTCGGACAAAATCCACCATACACCAATACTCGAGCAGATTGTTTTGTAGCGGATAACCCGTCAGCACCACACGTCGTTTTGATTTGATCTGCTTCAATGCAACAGAGATGCTCGCATGGGAATTCTTTATCCGATGACCCTCATCACATACAACAAGATCCGGACCCGGTTTCACAAGCGCTTCGTGTATATCGTCGAACATGTTACGTTGTTCTTCAGTTGACTCTTTCTCCTCCTCTAGTATAgctccttttttctttttctttttctttgtcaTCTTTTTCTGACTCAGTAAACGATACATCTCGTACCCAATCAGCAATACGCCACCATTTTTGGCCCATTCCAGCACGACTTTCGAGCGCGATTTGAGCGTTTTGTGGCTATCGTTTAAGATGTGAATTCGAAAATTACGAGCACGCACATCCCCGTGGTTTCGTAGAGGACTGTTCTCAGCATCTTCTGGTAGCCAGGTGTTAAATTCGTTCAGCCAATTCTGTAGTGTGTTGATAGGCATGATAATTAGGACTGTTTTCGAGCTGGTATGCCTTAAAAATATATCACAGAAACAAACTAACTGTAATGTTTTACCAAGCCCCATCGAATGAGCCAATATGCACCCGAAGCCAGTCGACGAATCATACCGCTCGATCGATTCGATAATATTATCGAACAGAAACCTTACACCACCAATCTGATGTGGCTTGATGATGCGTGCAATTTGCGGCGCCAGGAATATGTCGTCTTCTCCATCGGCATGTCCTACATTGATAACAACACGACCAAGCTCATCCGGTACATTGTAAGTGTCGTTTACATGGAGACCACTATTCTGCGGATCATCATCCGATTCATCTTCCggttcttcatcatcatccgaaAGCACAATACAATCATCGTCAGACGAGCTGTCGATTGTAActatttccttcttttctggCAGAGCAATCACCTCGCCTTCACTATCTTCATCCTCATCCTCAGGATCATCTTCAGGTTCTAGCTCCTCCTCAGAGTCCACCATTTCTTCCAACGTACGTACTGGAATCACTGTAGGAGATGATGCAGTTGCTGGTATCGCTGACGAGATGCTAGTCCCCGCTAACGTCGAAGTCAATGACGATGTTTTTACTGGAGCAATGCTGACAGAGGGAGTCAAATTCGTCGTCGCAGTCGTTGTCGATGAGGACGAAGTGGTAGCTGTGAGTAACGACGTAGTAGCGGTAGAAATCGTCATTTGGCGATTCTTCGGAGGGCGACCACGTGTTTCGAACGGATTCTTAACGTACCCGACGCGTATTGGAGTCGTAGAGGTAATCCCACTTCCTGAGGCACTCGCTGTTGTACTGGAAGTGCTTGGCTGTTGAGATTTTAGAATCGAGGCATGTCCCTGCAAAAACTGCATCACCTTCTGTTcggttttgttcgtttgtcgTTCCAGAGCAAGCTGACGCTGGACTTCGCGAATGATTCGTTGCTGTTCTTGAACACGTGCTAACCGTTCTAACTCTTGCCGCTGCGCTGCCAATGTAGATGCATCCAGTTGATTATCATCCATCACCTCCTTGATGTTCTTACGCAGATTCGTAACCTTACGCATAGCTGCATCCTTTTTGGTTATTTCTAGCGAAATCTCTTCGTTACACTCCAATTCACTGGTACGAGATTTGGCACTCGCATCTGTTTTAGATACCGGTTTCACACTGATCTCTCCCATCTCTTTCAGCTTCTCGGATATATCGAAGTCCATATGTTGTGTCgtcgttgtttgttgttgatgttcaGACGTTGCTTCCGATGCAATGAGACATAACGGAGCGTTTGTGGATGAACCAGCACGATCATTTTTAGAAGAGTCCCCACTCTTCGTTGCTTTCGACGTCTTTCTATTCGAACTACCTCCAGCATTACCGTGATGGTGATACTGACTCGATTCATTGCCTTTCTTGGAACGTTCATTATGCCCAGTTGTATGCACATGATGTTGCATTGTAACGTTAGCTCCATCCAACGCTGAAAAGGGTACAGTAGTAGTGGACAATGATTGTTTGGCGTTTTTATCATCCAGTATATTTGATATTTGAAAGGAAGATTTGTTACTGTCTCCTCCAGATGAGTGCGTACCACCACTGAGACCCGGATCTGAAGGTTGACAATATGCATTGGTGTGGTTACTGTTACTATTCATGTTGCTAATATTCAATCCACCCTCAGATGGTATATTTTTGGATTTCTTTATCAATATGTTATCAAGAATTTCGATCTTTCGTTTTCCACTATTTGCGCCAGGTGTACTACTACCACAACTGGCAGTAGAAGGAATAATCGTCGATGCAGGATTTGCTAGCGAGCTATTAGTAGGTGGTATCGTAGGCCCTGCGTCAGTTATTGCAGAATCTTCATTTCCAGGCGCATTTAGTCCCATGACACTGTGGTCTTTATCTCCCCGATACGCAATGTCATCTGTACTCAAAGGTGCATTATGATGATGTGGGATCGTGGAAGGTCCCGCAGCATAGTGTCCACTTGATGGTAACTGAACGGTAGTTCCAGCAATTTGTCCATATCCCGGATATTGTTGCGCTGGGTTATTGCCGTATTGTCCCATCGTTGAGGGCTGGCCCGGATGATGGATAGCATGATGACCATGATGATGCATACTGGCCGTTGTTTGCGGTCCGGGGTAGGTCGCTGATGGCTGGTGATGATACGAATGCCCATAAGGATTTTGAtgcggatgatgatggtggtgcggGTAGGAATGCTGTGAATGCATTGAGCCTAAGGCCGACGGCGCAGGAGGTGGTGGGCCGTGAGGTGATGCATGATACGCAACACCGCCATGCTCGTGGTGGATCGCAGCATACGGATCGGTGTAGTGCCtaccatgatgatgatgatgatagtaAGGATCTTTcatctgatgatgatgatgatgatggtggtccATCATGGTAGCAGCATAACCGGACGCTAGATGATGCGAAGGAGTTTGTGAGTACTGCTGATGGTGATAGGCAGATGATGCCGCGGCGGCCGCTGCTGCCGATCCTGGCACACCCCCCGTTACGCTGGAAGGTCCTGTTACAGTGTGTGGAACACGACCATCCGTCGATTTTATCGACTGAGGGTGATGATTCTCGTTCAGTTCCATGATGAGATGCGCTTTGGCGACCGAGGGAATTGATGCTTTGATTGTAACTCGGATGCGCTAACCGTCACTCAAAGGACATCCATCCATCTTTAATTGATAAGTCTCTTAGGTGCTTACGTTTGCGGTTGATGAAATACAGGGCAACGAAACAATCAATCATGAACCTGTAATTACGAagttgaaattatttcataatcCGCTTATGATTGAAATACATGTGTTGGAATGGTTCAACAACGAGAGTAATGTTTAGATACGGCAAATCGTTCCAAGGAGAACATTTTTGTACTAATGAAAATTGCACTATTATCTTTTTGACTTGTCAACCATTCAGCAAAACATGCTGCATTATTTTTTACTGCCTCGTACAAACAAATGCCTCAGAACAATAGAGAGAGCCGGCGAATGGCAATGAAAATAAGACAGCTAAGATAAAAGCATTTCGCATCGCAGTGGGTAAGAATAGGTACCAGCCGTTTGAGAGCGAGAAAAATGTTCTATTCCGTGTGGACATGCCCCTGAGCATGTCGACCAGATGGGAAGCTGAGGCATTCGATCATTTCATCGAAATTATACACAGTAAGCCGTACATTCACACGAAAAGAGTGTAAAACTGAAATCGAAGTCGTACATGCGaaatatatttcattcatgCGCATTCCCACAGCAGTCATGAACGGGTAATGAACATTTTCACGaatattttttacttttatcgAGCGACGTGCTTAATGGTTACTAATGGCCACGACAAGTGTCACAACTTGAAGGTCGATATGAACTGATCCTGCagtgtcaaaaaaaaaaaaaaaaaaaaaaaaaaaaaaatatatatatatatatatatatatatatatatatatatatatatatatatatatatatatatatatatatatataatgtAATATGCCACATAAagtatgaaatttaaacatataTGTCGACTCAACATCCAATCAGTATTCATGCAGAGCAGAATAATATTCTGTGTTCTCTGACGGTAATAATCAAATCAGATTAAATTAGTTCACATCTCATAATGTCTCTCTTGCTGCTCAATCTCTATTCGGTGTTCCGGTGTGCGCAATCGATATTTGATGGAAGTTCTGTTAATTTGATGTGcttgttgaaataaaagatCCAAACGAGTACAtgattaataatataaaaatacataaccagcagcaacacagcCAACCCTTCGGCATGTCGTACATGTATATATGCGGGcattatgtttgtgtgtgagatgTTCATGTTGTGTTCACAGTTGCCATTCTCATCCACCAGCCGAACCTTCTGATCCGCCGCGGTTTGGTGGAGTTTGTTCGTCTAGCATGGTTAACCGTTATCCACGCTTCTCAAACTTTACGGTAGAAGAGAGTGTTGCAGGCTGCCTGCTTATCCTAAATTCTACACAAAACCAGTGCAATTCAATAAAGAGAAGCAGTCACAGGGATAGTTTCAGATGTCATTATTCGGTTTGCATTTCTATCTGCCCATGAATAATACATTGCTCCTTACTGTACACCGAACACCGGTGTCCGGCGTATGGCATGACGTAAAGGAGAGTAGATTAGTTGTTTCCCTGGACAAGCAATTCGGTTCAAAGCTGTTATTGGTTGCCAGGAAGCTGGCTCGATGTTGAATTTTTAGAGCCAACCCCAATTTATGCTTCCCCACAACACGGGTGTGAGGTGCGAACCAACCGCGACGGGGAAAAGAGCACAGCCAACATCAACGAACATGAGCACTAAAGTGCTCCAACACTTTAACACGAGCTTGAGCATGCAGCAGAGTGAGATGCGTGCACCAGACGTTCATTGTAACATACGACGCACATTTCCGGAGAGAATATGATACTTTCTCGCGATCCATCCAGCGCGATTGGAGTCTGCGTTTGAGTCGATACCATGATGGCTCCAGCAGGCTCTCAACATCGAAGTATGAGAAGGGAGTTCAAACCTGTAAGCGCCTTCTGGAAGCCTCGTCTTAGTCAGCACAagaaccaaaaccaaacggaACACGTTAACTAACTGATCTGTATTTTTCATGAGAGGAAATCTCATGTTGTACTAAATATCGTGCATCGTTCATCGAAACCGTCAATCTATCTTTCGCGCATCATAGCATCTTGTAATGTCTAGTTTCAGTTTCTTGTAATTTCCAgctttttattctatttcatcttaatcAGCGGGTTTGTGACGAACTGAGGCGGACTAAAAGATGATAGTTTATTGATGTGTAAAGCCACCGGAAAGGAGAATGCTTGACTTGCTATTGGGGAAAACATTCGGAGCGCTCTTATTACATGAATTACAGAACACGGGAGAGGGAGATAGGAGGGATGGGGATTGCTTATTTTGAAATGTACCAGAACACTAACCTGTTCGCTAAACTGTCAACTTCTGTGGTGTAATAATGTTTGGTACATATtagattttaaaacaaagtttgtCAATTGGCCACTTTACATGATGTGGTGGGATTGTATTTCACATTTTGATTTGTTCACATGGGACATTGGGACGAGTGAACCGACCTTTAACAGAAGATAGAATCATCTTCGTCAAGATTGTGCATATCAACGATTGAAGATTTATGGCTAGTTTAGCCCCACCATATGCACATATGGCCATAGTTGTCGGTCTACATATTTAAAGGTATTTGTGTAAGCATGGATTTGCACATGAAGGTCCAGGAAGCTTGATTCCCGTGCCGTGTCGTGAAAACCCTCGACCAGAAGGACCAGGAGAAGAACACCCACCATGttttatattctttttttttttcattatttgccATAGACAGTTACCAAAATGATTTTGCAGAATTAGAAAAAGGGTTTGTTTAGCAGGATAGGATTCTGCATTACAGACACAGTAAAACTCATTCTAGGATTTCACAAGCCAGTGTATTGTCATGGCTTTCATCACACAGACTCTTGGCGAGAAAGGAGCACCATCCCAAACTTCTGGGACTAGCGACACTATCCGGTACACACCCATGCTGGTCGCAAAGGCCAAAGGCTTTTTGACTCGGTTGGAACATAAGCGACTGATCCGTGGCTACAAACTGGAATGTAACatttcagcaaaaaaaacgaaagagaaaCCACCGGCGCAGGCGGTCATCCCAGAAGTGACGGCGTACTTCTTTCGCTACATACACATATACTCAAACCCTtcagtacacacacacacacacatacacatacacatgacTCAATTACAAACACAGACACTGCTGAACCTTTAATTCAAGATGTAGCGACGGCCATAGGAATTATCTTTGGCCTTGCGACAAGAGTAGGTTTCTTGTTCGTCTTCTAGAACACACcacaattattatttaacatGAGCATAATTCCGAAACAGGTCATCGTCTCCACTTCTAGGAGCTTGAACAAACAGCACACGCACCACAAGAGGAATTTCTTAAGCAAATTGAACAGACGCACCGAAAAACTTGGATACTTTTCTGAGAAGGATTTTACCTGCTTTCCGCAGCTAACACAATTGGAAAAACACTCGTACGCTGTGCGTGGCAATTTGTTGGACAGTTTTTATTCCCGTTTTCGTAACCTAGGACATCTTTCCTGCATTATTTCACTACAATTTCACCGTTTTTCATTCTGCACCTTCTCGCGGCAGCCATTAAAACGGAACGGCGTTTTCATTGCTTTCTCCATCTCTGTCGCTTGATGCTGTGTATCTCGCTTTGTTGAACCCACCAAATGAAATGGAGAGACTGGTTCTCTTTTGCGCATTCACAGAAcatcaaatcaaaacatttttttctacacaataccacacacacacatacaaatgcGTGTACGCCGCGCAAGGTGATTGTATTGGAAATGGATTTGGATTGGACTGGATTTTTCGCGTAAtgcagcaataaaataaacaagagCATGCAATAGGTGTACATTAATTATGATGGTTAGTAGACGAAATAGAGATATAATACTAAAAACGAAGgatttattaacaaaaacgACCACTGTTCTGTGTCAAAATGGACTCGACTGTCAAACTTTGCTTGTCAAATAAACGAAAACCCATAGCAATCATAAAAACTCCAGTAGGTATGTGGAAATCACGTACGGCTACAAAACAAACCTGAATTTagttaaattatatttatccTGGTATATTTATTTTGCCAAATTCTTAGTGGCGTTCACGGAGCACCTGTGTTAGGATGGGTAATTACGTGTCGCTGTATCTGACCAACCCAAAGGGAACTCCGCTGCCACTAACGGAACCGAGTTTCGATCCGAATCTAGGTTTTCCCAATGGCCGAAAGGAACGGGGTAAGTTTTCCGACTAGTTTGCCAATCGTTTATCCTTCTACGGCATGTCATCTACCGACAATGGATATACGATATCGTGTGCAGCAATTACGTGAAGATGAACCGGAATATTTTTCCGAAACACACAATCTAATTACATAACATGTCAGATTGTAGTTACAGCGAGAGATCATCTTGCGCGtccaaac
Protein-coding sequences here:
- the LOC128305189 gene encoding uncharacterized protein LOC128305189 yields the protein MELNENHHPQSIKSTDGRVPHTVTGPSSVTGGVPGSAAAAAAASSAYHHQQYSQTPSHHLASGYAATMMDHHHHHHHQMKDPYYHHHHHGRHYTDPYAAIHHEHGGVAYHASPHGPPPPAPSALGSMHSQHSYPHHHHHPHQNPYGHSYHHQPSATYPGPQTTASMHHHGHHAIHHPGQPSTMGQYGNNPAQQYPGYGQIAGTTVQLPSSGHYAAGPSTIPHHHNAPLSTDDIAYRGDKDHSVMGLNAPGNEDSAITDAGPTIPPTNSSLANPASTIIPSTASCGSSTPGANSGKRKIEILDNILIKKSKNIPSEGGLNISNMNSNSNHTNAYCQPSDPGLSGGTHSSGGDSNKSSFQISNILDDKNAKQSLSTTTVPFSALDGANVTMQHHVHTTGHNERSKKGNESSQYHHHGNAGGSSNRKTSKATKSGDSSKNDRAGSSTNAPLCLIASEATSEHQQQTTTTQHMDFDISEKLKEMGEISVKPVSKTDASAKSRTSELECNEEISLEITKKDAAMRKVTNLRKNIKEVMDDNQLDASTLAAQRQELERLARVQEQQRIIREVQRQLALERQTNKTEQKVMQFLQGHASILKSQQPSTSSTTASASGSGITSTTPIRVGYVKNPFETRGRPPKNRQMTISTATTSLLTATTSSSSTTTATTNLTPSVSIAPVKTSSLTSTLAGTSISSAIPATASSPTVIPVRTLEEMVDSEEELEPEDDPEDEDEDSEGEVIALPEKKEIVTIDSSSDDDCIVLSDDDEEPEDESDDDPQNSGLHVNDTYNVPDELGRVVINVGHADGEDDIFLAPQIARIIKPHQIGGVRFLFDNIIESIERYDSSTGFGCILAHSMGLGKTLQLVCFCDIFLRHTSSKTVLIIMPINTLQNWLNEFNTWLPEDAENSPLRNHGDVRARNFRIHILNDSHKTLKSRSKVVLEWAKNGGVLLIGYEMYRLLSQKKMTKKKKKKKGAILEEEKESTEEQRNMFDDIHEALVKPGPDLVVCDEGHRIKNSHASISVALKQIKSKRRVVLTGYPLQNNLLEYWCMVDFVRPNYLGTKTEFSNMFERPIQNGQCIDSTPQDIKLMRYRAHVLHSLLLGFVQRRSHSVLQTSLPQKEEYVLLIRMTEFQRKLYSVFMNEVVRTKAVPNPLKAFAVCCKIWNHPDVLYNFLKQSERDLDLELEEPEPPPIPGVGKPGEIPLTGLTPATSGTVTPMEIDNGGVASSVTSDIKVNTMEVSPTLSTVTTCATKAGRKNAAVPKPAKPLALKKDGTPRKPRTSKKAALNNKSQAVGKDGKIVPAATISPSNVNKDPNPILMDTAAANSVTFSKIEEGGVVSDFTNNERLVKQEADGHMYAQQAIGSQYQTTSGIGVYAYQAYPGTDPVQPTHAYGDYNQDINNMIRSDQANTYGNTYDVTGANEQYSGDPPVPATVDPYNNGYGSNYYRNDYSTSYNQSSVYGNGETGMNGTIGCEQNQYPYGANTVEGVKMSRYPSNGDGVSGTQNSQPNNYWSDSSNANNSNTYFDQQQQQPSVTNDTNNGTGSSYAGYSTGYDTSNSTQTQVAEDQNDSSILYTYPSTTQQTTSSTVNVPSQPTTSYDGYSSSGTLPGNGLPKWNGEQSSNGNDTSVETNTELSQSQITNSKANNPEIIPHTASSADTAMTAAESTLDSGKCNSDAATVTQEQANAQYANQPSLEDLKDPVEPDPSEEKPSETVNSEMKEIGKIRVVHDIKQEIKEETDTESDVNQDNQIKQEKESGVTIKSEIKIEENSETVPSGDACGMLNDDDLKQKTSLILSDDVKLTKNEKETICVEIKKEKEKTFSDCTTNLLDGKMIEVEITKNPIETGPEMNEDDKTQLKTTEEEKKAIEENLTVVEKTANIKETSKEDSLFSEETKTTMKEEKNESGGKDMSTTSSAITTTIVNPSTANIAGGTREGKGKDAKDEIPYEWAFELMKGYIPDLLENSPKMEIFFCILEESIRLGDRLLVFSQSLLTLNLIERFLQRNKIPCTESYWSKNSSYFRLDGSTVAQEREKLINEFNSNPNVHLFLVSTRAGSLGINLVGANRVVVFDASWNPCHDTQAVCRVYRYGQKKPCFVYRLVMDNCLEKKIYDRQINKQGMSDRIVDECNPDAHLSMKEITSLCYDDGEDGEMKDFSEEKDKFIDIVMQYLLETHSKKLTKAPFAHESLLIDRKEKKLSSAEKRQAQRGYELEKQAATKPQYSYTSMGTTYRAIRTSDGSIIHRPVASVRPMQSGDTNKTNLAGARPTRWIPAEVWQRQGMTAQEMTLPIDVVIPTSSADKSNIVLKAGQKVMVLKSPKGIYMQLESGKIIAIRTAFKVGQNKDAPAAKGSIITTTPTSLTGRRTSNLSFSTSKASSTLLISKNSAGAGSSNTGDLSEGNSLSIASNSDDDEKSDSSILPLTINDDGDSEKESMSVDDYPDKPVSKKDADVEHIVSERTTDTMMSSTSSTSNSSGMTVPTTTSSSASSFTNASHAKSGCAPMSETIDKFPMIQSAYSLAPQADSHPAHSSSSGVLPLHASPSTTVTIDDDSPPMRERMTYKPNLVERKTKVAPSSLKNYRHKANKVQEMTATNTTVAPTPMSNAVVVSATNVVTTMVVSHSSVPNINNSTLGAKANEVTKNNPSSAATPETYNVDGSANTLKSLYHPTKMISDDKVLADHSINNITTTEVFGQGNGSIVYSTTAHAIHSGNKLPITSTTASSSSEPMTTGSEQYAASHQTMSSSPHTNYTGQTIPVTGSLVEKNQSQQSAVSHPGVTFPSACNTSAGNSSVCKEYPPWMPYGTSTGSSSPGSANNTIMSHYGQLSQQQQHMHTHGNLSQQAQPHYHPMGGQMQHRLPHEPPIHHHLGLHQHQTGGVQSLPPPPQYESSLNYLEKTTSALINNQNQSEFQASLSNITRSPTPTDGYIDYNPKSTTLASAKKVVAGSKSKTLKAPKNDYNAAKKTHNKRNNPSPYTHISSSSASSSPSASPAVINHTQNVTTIPAPSTAVPSTYHSYHTGAGTGPSPVKTSVTPVSTIGVNPSSGLYCDQYGQPTNHHSQQLTGGYGSNTIIAASATGGSTNNGHVLASSQTPTVGGYGNVHPPMSSFTGPSYTSTSNSTTSTTTVRSNYYQSTGVTESSSTPAEMNSTTQQTSMLSTDTSAASYLQQPTTEIQSHRPVSPSQTIAPYYSQPHVPISSTMSSRSSSARASSIASQHHQHLAHNMQQEQHQQHPIQSQQNTTHLQHPPPQQTTPVPAIHPDYSIHTQSAIPYGPMGATPIPSTPDVGNTSSNAAPPADVYHQQHHASHQQPLQQQQHQHLQHAAEVSTPGSYIHYSSTPSSTAGYGVPAVAVASQNATTTTNAASAAPSGGGTAGNTTNGSAFHRPESAITIGNVASSPTVAPPVSTYDTPPTYIPNANAPTTAYHQYHHTPYQSSQYHPHHQPQGYYPPPPPSSAYSYYPPSAGPYGTGQPPLTGHGMAPTDSQYHTYPPPPPVSAATPVTASNYSYPPYPTQPSVGQWQ